CATTAACATCTGTATTGGCCGATATTGGTCATTTTTCAACACATCGCTATCGTAGAAGTGGGCTGGTATTAACAactgatgtttatttccatcttgttgccctttgtgtgtgtttttcagaAGGGGAGGGGGTTGGTCAGGTGACTGTGATAGTGATGCAGCACAGGATTGTGGGGTGTTTAACTGAGGCAGAAATGTCAGAGCGATGCCGTCAGTTTTTCACAGTGTCAGAATGTtagagaaatacatttttgatatATGTAATATCGGCCACAACCgcaatattaatattgaatATCGATATCAACCCAAATATTTTATATCGTTGCATCCCTAGTCTTGATGGCATTGATTGGTCATGGGAACCTATAAGCATTTTGATAAATTCCTTCGCCCATGTTTAAATGCCATTAAATTGCTGTCTGAGAAAATTTTCCCTTCTGGCCTGCAGACACACAGTGGATCGGTGTGGAGGGTAACCTGGGCTCATCCAGAATTTGGCCAAGTTCTGGCCTCCTGCTCATTTGACAGAACAGCCGCTGTCTGGGAGGAGATTGTCGGGGAGTCCAACGACAAGCAGAGAGGACTGAGCCACTGGGTAAGTACAACTGCAAGCCATCCTAAAACTAGCCGGTTTCTTTTCATTTGAGTTGCCATCCAAGCTGTCAATGTTGCTTGTGTTTAGATAAAGAGAACCACGCTTGTGGATAGTAGAACATCAGTGACAGATGTGAAGTTCGCTCCTAAACACATGGGTCTGATGTTGGCCACCTGCTCTGCGGACGGAGTGGTGAGGATCTATGAGGCTCCCGATGTAATGAACCTGAGCCAGTGGTCCCTGCAGCACGAGATCTCATGCAAGCTTAGCTGCAGCTGCATTTCGTGGAACCCCTCAAGGTTAGACGGCCATGTTTACATGGCAATATAGTTCCTACAAGGTCTTAAAAAGTGTGCAACATTTGTATGACTTTGTATTTTTAGCTCTGGGAATATATAGGGGAAGTTCTATATTGTCCATGTCCTGTTCCATAATCCATTTTTAAGAATCTAAAAAAAGAATCTGAATTACCATGGAACATCTCTGTTTCCAACAGGTCCAACTCTTAAAGCATTTACAGCttttttcaatgtgtttttccaAAATGAGGACATACTTTTCGAAATGAACATTATATTGtagttatttttcaaatttacaACCAAATTTGGACCCAATTATAAACGTGTTGCTAAAACCTCTGAAATGTGCTGCAGTTTCCCTGATAAAATAAGCTGTTTTGGATTCAACAGAAGATGAAGGGATTAAAAGATTTTCCctgcatcaaagcatatgtcccTTACCTTTATCGGATTTTTACCTGACTCCAATAAGTGCATCAAAGAACATGTTTGATGCATTTATGGACGTgggatttttagattttagtgCATTAAATGAATTTTTAGCGTTTGACCTCCTGATCACTGGTTAGAATGTAGCAGTACATTCCTTGTACTACTAAATGTTGATAATGgtgtagggctgaaacaattaatttgaTTGATCGTGATAATCGATTGTTGAAATAATCCTAAACTAATTTAGTGATCGAAGGGTCATTatctggagtatacagactctaaaacatgccatacAAGAACAACCTATTTAGAGCATTAATTAAgccaaaaatgtacagaaaataagggaaataaaaaaactcttctttctctgtaaatatgctctaccCAGAAGTTCTCAGGTGGCATAGCTTTATAACAGGGGTCCCCAACTAAAATAGCAGGTCTACCacctccatcatccaaacactttggggtGTGATCGATTTACATCAAATGagaacatttaattaacactagttttgttttttaactactgatcaattattcatatgtccatgaaatcatctgctgatCCAAAGAGTGCAATTCAGTGTAAGAGCCAACATTAAACGCACTCTGAATGGCACAGTCGAGCTGGGTCTGTACATCTTGGTAGAACAGTTCTGCTGTGCAACAGTTTCCTCAGATAGGTTATGTTAGGTGGTTGGAGTGACTGGCCAACCCAAACCAACAGTCAGACTcagaggaacgacacagagactCTTTAATTTTCTTGCAGCAAGGGCAACTACACACGAGAATGTGAGCTACAAGTGTGGTTACCTTAGCTTcgtttatttatacagtagaGTGTACAGACATATCAGATGGGTGTGTGATATTTACAAGTTTCAGTTGGGGAGTGGAAACAGGGACAGTTGGTACTGCCTTCGGTTATTGCAAGACCAGCTGCACACAGACCAAGATAATAATTGAGTAGAGCCAGACACTGGGTCACATTTACATGTGATGGTTAGAATAGAGATGAAATGCATGTGAGTGATAATTAGTGAACATTAATGTATATACACTCAACCTAACTGGTGAATATATGTGACATAAGATTTATTATCGGACAGGGACAGTGGGTTCAGGGAAGAATCAGTTCATCATACAACTATTCTGCTAAATGATTCAGGATGTAGAATTCTCTAGTATTATTCCAGAATAATGCAGCATGTCAAATACTAGTATTCTTTTAACGTATTTCTGTGTGATATTGTTCCATCCTTCTTGCAGTTCCCGAGCCCACCCCCCCATGTTTGCTGTTGGCAGCGATGACGGCAACGTGGCATATGGCGGGAAGGTTCAGATCTATGAATATAATGAAAACACGCGGTAAGAAATCCACTCTTGAGGAGGGTAAACGTTGTAGTACGGCATAACAACCACAGCTGTAAACGTGGTTTAATGTTATCCTATTTTAAAGGAAATACAGTAAAGCGGAAACGCTGATGACAGTCACTGATGCGGTCCATGACATTGCTTTTGCCCCGAACCTTGGGAGATCGTTCCATGTACTCGCCATTGCAACAAAAGATGTCCGAATATTTAAGCTTGTTCCTTTGAGGTAACAtctctccttttttttctcGTACTTGTaatgttaattaaataaaacaaccgTGAACCTGCGTTTTAATGTGCTAGTTATTTTGTGATTAACCTATGTGTACTTAAGTCGAAATGTTTATTTGCCCCCACTtctttaaatggttttaaaacgggggaaaaacacaaacagtgctttgttctgggttcttctgtcaGAAAGGAGAGCACCGCTACAGGACCCACCAAGTTTGAGGTGCAGATTGTGGCTCAGTTCGACAACCATAACTCCCAAGTGTGGCGTGTGAGCTGGAACATTACCAGCACCCTGCTGGCTTCCTCCGGGGATGATGGCTGTGTCCGTTTGTGGAAAGGTGGGAAAACCATTGTTCACTCGtcgctgatttttattttatttttttaccccaactttctgctttttttctttgcatgttaCAAGCATCAAATTCTAGATGCGTTTATATACCAGATACAATAAAGCCATTCAGTAGACATCGATAATGGAAAACATTTGAAGAATTGAAGGTTTTGAGGaatttaaaaacagtaaattttaattttagttgTTCTGAAAATTGCAGTTTCTCTAGAAATGTGTATGTTAAACGAGTTGCCTCTAATCACTGTCTGTCAGACATGAAAGAAAACTGCAGCTACTTCGCTTTATTAACATAATGAACTGTTTTTTATGGAGAACAAGAAAAATGGGATTCCATGCAAACACGAGCATATCCAGACatattcaatatatttttgaaaagttcatttattttagtaactccgtcactaagtgaaacacattagaTACCTTAATTCCGCACATATTGatcttttcaagcctttatttctgttaattatgatcaTTTTCTGCCTACAACTAATAAAAATGCAACACGaaggattagaatattacatcagaccagaACAGTGCAGAGACCACTAAAGGGGTAAGTGCTCAAAGCAAAGAAAGGGCTATATAGCTGGATTCTAGGGTGAAATATTAACAAGAATCTCACCCAGCTTTTACACTTTAATGTACTATGATATACTTCAAATAGTAAGCATGGAGATGCACAATTGAATCAGATCTAGGGAAAGCTATAATATAGAACACACCACCATgcatatatattaaatattttattgtgatcaGAATTTCACTCTGCAGGACTCATTCATCATAGGGAAGTACTGAGAGATTCAAACCCACATGTGAGCAAAATGTGTAAATTAGAGGAATAGACTATCaaacacatttagttttttgaTAGTTACACTGATCAAATATAAACAGGGGCACAATACAATCTTTTAGTGTACAGTAATAAAGGCCCTAATAACAAATAAAGCAGTGTGGATGTTCTGTAGTTACACTGGAGGTAAAGATGGTCCATTCAGAATAGCACAGGGGCATCAAACTTTAACATGGACCTGCAGACAAAACGGAAATGAGCTGTTAATACACATTACCTTAGTGTTAAAGCCTACTAACACTGCTGACTGACCACCAAACTTTACGTTAAACCTCTTCTAtcggtgtgtttgtgttttgtgattACTTGTATATATATTTCCTTCTTTCCCTCTACTTTTTACTTCTCTGTCTATTCTCTCTTGTCCTCATTGTCTCATCCTCCATGGGTTGACTGCAGCTCAGTGTctctttatttctgtctccatCTCATCTGATTAGTCACTCTAGAGGCAAGAAATCAAATAATCTACATTTAACAACAGTACATCTTAACCTAATTATTTAATCTTAAACTGGTTGCTTGTAAAATTTGTGTTGTACTCTTTTTTACCCAGTTGGTTAACAATCCACAACCTTTGGCTGCTTCAAGCAGCTCCTTCCTTGTTTGTTTCAGACGTCTTTCTTTATAAGGGATCTTTGAACTAAAACTAACCTCCTATGAATGAtgatctaaaaaatattttaaaatacagtacctggttttttttttttctccttgctaaaacaaaaatgattatTTAGTCATTAGCTCAGCATAACCGAAGTTATTTGACAGAAAATGAGACATTGAGAGTCTCTGCAGGCTGTATTATAAGGATTTTTGCTTTGAGTCTGGgtcctgtttatttttgttttactaatctTACACGTTCGCGGGACAGAAGCACTTTTACTGGTCAACACATATATTATCTATCCAGGACTATATCAGGAATAATATGAGGAAgctaatgttttatttcaaaattcagAGCTTATTTCCagctcttttatttttcagtccaaATAATTATAAGCCAAGTCCAGACCGGTGCTTGTTGTCATACTTTGTGGTTGTGTGTTTATGAGGCGGTGTGTGTGCTCCATCAGCTTCCAAGTGGGAGATAGTGATAGTAGTGATCAGCTAATCATTCAAACTTATACAAGAAATTTAAAATTCACCCACTACTATCTAAACACGTTCATGGAAATGAGTCATTATAAATGTCTtgaaagaatgaaaaaagaTAATATATTTGATAAAATCATATCTTATTAAATTGAAACATAAAAACTCCACATTATTAGTTGGGAAGACACATTTTGACTTGTCATGTAATCTACATAATGATTTGTTTGTGACAGGCTATTTACTTCATTCTAACTTGTAAAACTGGTAATGAATAACTGCATTTTCATTGGCCcccaaaaaagattaaataaatataaatagcaGCACCGATGcatcagatcatcaaacatctCCTCAGAGTAGCTTTTCTGCCAATATTATAGTAATACTTCTGAGTGACAACTGTTAACGCTAAAGGGAAGAGTCTTTACCTAGCAGCTAGCTCATGACACAACAACGAAATAATGTCTGAgtgataaaacatgaaaaatagtagcttctcctcaccggtcTCCTCCCGCTCAGAGAGCCACAGCCCTCTTCGTTTCTCCCCCTGCGTGTGTGATGTGTTTCATCCCCTCTCAGCTCAGACTGCTCCTCTGGTTGGGGATAAAGCTCAAATGATACAAAGTTGTTGATACAAGTACAAGAACCCATATATTATAATTTTACTCACTTACTAGTTTATTGACAACACCTGTCCAGGAATCTGGACCAAAAGCGACATTCTGGGCCCCACAGTCTGCTTCTCTGTCTCATTGCGCAAGGGGCAGTTATTGCGTGCATCACAGAGCCAAAGGGTTAAAGGTAACAGTGTTACTGAACCTGGTTTAAACATCCCTACAATGTTTTTCGTGTCCTGtttgctgtgctccttggtcttcatgatcaggtttgttctttaataaacctctgagaccttcacagaacaaatgGATTTGTCCAGTGATTAAATTGCTCCCAGGGGGTTTCTAAAAGCAGTTGGTTGATTTTAGTTAGGAAAGGgagatgaatataaatgcactcaggcattttccttccaatttACAGGTATGATCTACTTTGTCGcatttgtgacaaaatgttaaaaagttcaatGGGATTGAATACCTTGGCAATGCACTGTATGGTACAACTTattaatgtacaggtccttctaaaaataattagcatattgtgataaagttcattattttctataatgtaatgatgaaaatttaacattcatatatattagattcattgcacactaactgaaatatttcaggtcttttattctcttaatacggatgattttggcatacagctcatgaaaacccaaaattcctatctcacaaaattagcatatttaatccgaccaataaaagaaaagtgtttttaatacaaaaaacgtcaaccttcaaataatcatgtacagttatgcactcaatacttggtcgggaatcctttggcagaaattactgcttcaatgcggcgtggcatggaggcaatcagcctgtggcactgctgaggtcttatggaggcccaggatgcttcgatagcggcctttagctcatccagagtgttgggtcttgagtctctcaacgttctcttcacaatatcccacagattctctatggggttcaggtcaggagagttggcaggccaattgagcacagtgataccatggtcagtaaaccatttaccagtggttttggcactgtgagcaggtgccaggtcgtgctgaaaaatgaaatcttcatctccataaagtttttcagcagatggaagcatgaagtgctccaaaatctcctgatagctagctgcattgaccctgcccttgataaaacacagtggaccaacaccagcagctgacacggcaccccagaccatcactgactgtgggtacttgacactggacttctggcattttggcatttccttctccccagtcttcctccagactctggcaccttgatttccgaatgacatgcagaatttgctttcatccgaaaaaagtactttggaccactgagcaacagtccagtgctgcttctctgtagcccaggtctggggaatgcggcacctgtagcccatttcctgcacacgcctgtgcacgttggctctggatgtttctactccagactcagtccactgcttccgcaggtcccccaaggtctggaatcggcccttctccacaatcttcctcagggtccggtcacctcttctcgttgtgcagcattttctgccacacgttttccttctcacaaacttcccactgaggtgccttgatacagcactctgggaacagcctattcgttcagaaatttctttctgtgtcttaccctcttgcttgagggtgtcaatagtggccttctggacagcagtcaggtcggcagtcttacccatgattggggttttgagtgatgaaccaggctgggagttttaaaggcctcaggaatcttttgcaggtgtttagagttaactcgttgattcagatgattaggttcatagctcgtttagagacccttttaatgatatgctaattttgtgagataggacttttgggttttcatgagctgtatgccaaaatcatctgtattaagacaataaaagacctgaaatatttcagttagtgtgcaatgaatctaaaatatatgaatgttaaattttcatcatgacattatggaaaataatgaactttatcacaatatgctaatattttgagaaggacctgtaggttttAATGTAGGCAGTAGGGGGCAGAGGAAGCTAGCCTAGAGTATTGGGTCCTAATTTATTTCCGACattaagaaatgaaaaacagctgatgttgctgttttttctctgcAGCTAACTACATGGAGAACTGGAAGTGCACAGGCATCCTGAAGGGAGACGGCAGCCCGCTGACAGGCTCATCTGGTCAGCCCACAGCCATGAGCGTGGTGGTGGGCTCCTCTGTTCAGAACTCTCAGAACATCCTGAATGGGATGTCAGCAGGAAGGTAGGTGGTGTCGTGTGTCTGACACCACTCACCCAGTCGGAGAGCAGCCAATTAGAACTGCTAACCTTACTGTGCCTCACACTGACTTGGAGAGCAGCTGACCACTGACAACAGTTCTGGACTCACAGCGACCCAGTGCTGCCCTGAGGCAAAGAGCTTGGCTCCTGGTTTCCAGCATGCAGCTTGTCTGGATCAGGCCTGTGGAGCTGCTGTGTGGTGTTGGCTTCTCCCTGATTTGTACTGATGTCTGTTTTGAGTGGTGTTATGTTTCCCCTTTGCAAGGACTAACTGCCTCACTATTaggaaaataaattttgtttatataaatttgATTTGTGACCATTATTTGACTTGCTCCAGTTGCTTGAAGAAAATCAGCAAAATGAATGAACTTGGTAGTCTTGATGTGTGACGTTAATGTTTCCTTCAAGAGCCTCTCAGCACCCTGGGGACAGTTTCCATTATGAAATGAGCGATAGAGCCATTCCAAGTTCtcctcatttgtttttaaaaggaatGTATTCTTGAGCAAGTCTTGCCTAACTCTTTGCTGAAGAGAAGGAAGCTTTGATGAACCTTTTTAACCAACTGTAAAAGAATCAATGTGTGAGTATGAATATagcctttttaattttttaggtGGACAGAAAATCTTGTTAGTTTATGCTAATTTAATTTCTAAGCAGTAAAGCTCTGCTTTGGGAATCGTGCTTATGAATTTTACTCAGTCACTTTTTAATGTTAATTTGTCAggttaaaacagtttttcactACTTGAAGAATAATTTTCTTTGTATTCCACCTATAGAGTCAGGACTAACTGGTTTTGACTGAGTAGACGTGGCTGTATTCATGTTCAACCCAACAGCTTTAATCCATTACTGTAGACCTAACTCTTGATTAACCTCTAACATAAGTAACATTAGATCGATTCACTGTGTGATCTTctcttacaaataaatgtttttagtgtTATAGGTTGTCAGATTTCTATCCACAACGC
This genomic stretch from Girardinichthys multiradiatus isolate DD_20200921_A chromosome 3, DD_fGirMul_XY1, whole genome shotgun sequence harbors:
- the seh1l gene encoding nucleoporin SEH1, with protein sequence MFVARSIAADHKDLIHDVSYDFHGRRMATCSSDQSVKVWDKSENGEWQCTASWKTHSGSVWRVTWAHPEFGQVLASCSFDRTAAVWEEIVGESNDKQRGLSHWIKRTTLVDSRTSVTDVKFAPKHMGLMLATCSADGVVRIYEAPDVMNLSQWSLQHEISCKLSCSCISWNPSSSRAHPPMFAVGSDDGNVAYGGKVQIYEYNENTRKYSKAETLMTVTDAVHDIAFAPNLGRSFHVLAIATKDVRIFKLVPLRKESTATGPTKFEVQIVAQFDNHNSQVWRVSWNITSTLLASSGDDGCVRLWKANYMENWKCTGILKGDGSPLTGSSGQPTAMSVVVGSSVQNSQNILNGMSAGRYFFPPLDPPRGGTRHGHLLPPSSLIEHCDAEPVVQPQQLALAHRHSSRALLSLPETEEQ